A region of the Desulfuribacillus alkaliarsenatis genome:
TTAAAATGATGCAAGGTAGAGTGATGTGGTATGTCAATTAACACGACTATAGAGAAATATGATTTTGATAAAACCATGGAGTTATGCCAGTTAGCTGGGAAAATCATGCTCTACTCAGGCGGTGAAACCTATCGAGTCGAGGATACTATTATTAGAGTTGCCAATGCCTGCGGACTAGATGCAGAGAGCTACGTTACACCGACAGGCATTTTCATCACCTTATATGATGGAGCGAAGTCGCAAACATCAATGACTAGACTTAACCATCGAACAATTGACTTAAACAAGGTGAGTTTGGTTAATGGGGTTTCTAGGGAGTTATCAACGGGAGTAATTGATCCTCAGGCTGCCTACGAAAAACTAAAAGAAATTTTCAACGCTCCATTAAGCTATTCTAAGTCTGTAATTAACGTGTGGGCTGGAGTTGCGAGTGGTAGCTTTGCTTATCTGTTTGGAGGCACCCTGCCTGACGTAATAATAGCTGGGTTTACAGGTGCTATGGTAAATATAATCCTAAATCATCTCCTGCGTTATCAGGCGAGTATATTTTTAGCAACGTTTTTAGCTGCTATAAATGCAGGGCTATTGTCCGTGCTAGCAGTATCAGTAGGTATAGGGCAACAGTTGAATACGATTGTAATAGGTGGAATTATGCCGTTGCTTCCTGGGGTTGCGTTAACTAAC
Encoded here:
- a CDS encoding threonine/serine exporter family protein, with product MSINTTIEKYDFDKTMELCQLAGKIMLYSGGETYRVEDTIIRVANACGLDAESYVTPTGIFITLYDGAKSQTSMTRLNHRTIDLNKVSLVNGVSRELSTGVIDPQAAYEKLKEIFNAPLSYSKSVINVWAGVASGSFAYLFGGTLPDVIIAGFTGAMVNIILNHLLRYQASIFLATFLAAINAGLLSVLAVSVGIGQQLNTIVIGGIMPLLPGVALTNAVRDMIAGDLVSGVTRAAEAVLIAAAIAAGIIVILALVI